The region CGCCTTGGCGGTCTGGGCGGTATTAGCGGAGAACATCGACGGGCGACCGGTCGAAATCATCCATTCATTCCACAGAATTACCAGCGAGACGGAGAACACGATCCACAGGATGGTACGTTTATTGATATCCATTAGGGTATTGGTCAGGAGTGGTTGCAACCGCAAGCGGTCGTTGAAGATTGTTTGCCGTCGGCCGGTGGCACCGGGTCAAAGCCCCCGTCATTCCAGGGGTGGCAGCGGCACACGCGCTTGGCGGCCAGCAGGCTGCCTTTCG is a window of Janthinobacterium sp. J1-1 DNA encoding:
- the yidD gene encoding membrane protein insertion efficiency factor YidD; its protein translation is MKTLLLFLLRAYQLVISPMLGQNCRFYPSCSHYAMEALRVHGAAKGSLLAAKRVCRCHPWNDGGFDPVPPADGKQSSTTACGCNHS